The following coding sequences lie in one Paraburkholderia largidicola genomic window:
- a CDS encoding alpha-amylase family protein: MLNDLWYKNAIIYCLSVGTFMDANGDGVGDFQGLMRRLDYLQGLGMTAIWLMPIQPSPGRDNGYDISDYYNVDPRYGTLGDFAEFTHACAERGLRVIIDLVVNHTSDQHPWFKEARSDPDSKYRDWYVWSDKKPPDAQRGVVFPGVQKSTWSFDKCAKRWYFHRFYDFQPDLNTTNLHVQAELLKIMGFWIQLGVSGFRMDAVPFVISTKGPKVRQPVEQYEMLRTFREFLQWREGDAIILAEANVLPDTDLEYFGDAGERLPMMFNFQVNQNTFYTLATGDTKPLKHALLATRPRPPSAQWGVFLRNHDELDLGRLTPEQRAAVFSAFGPEPNMQLYERGIRRRLAPMLAGDRRRLELAYSLMLSLPGTPVFRYGDEIGMGDDLRLPERACARTPMQWSTEPQGGFTKHPKPHTRVISGGAYGFERVNVARQRRDPNSLLNWMERMIRMRKEVPEISWGDFDVLRTSRNDVLALCYHWRNNSVLFLHNFGAEPCTVKFRSGCNEPVGCRLINLLSDDHSEPGADGRHAVVLEPYGYRWYRVGGLDYLLKRSEI, translated from the coding sequence ATGCTCAACGACCTCTGGTACAAGAACGCCATCATCTACTGTCTATCGGTAGGGACCTTCATGGACGCCAATGGCGACGGTGTCGGTGATTTCCAGGGACTCATGCGTCGGCTCGACTACCTTCAAGGTCTCGGCATGACGGCGATCTGGTTGATGCCCATTCAACCTTCGCCCGGACGTGACAACGGTTACGACATTTCCGACTACTACAACGTCGATCCCAGATACGGCACGCTCGGCGACTTCGCCGAATTTACCCACGCCTGTGCCGAGCGCGGCCTGCGGGTGATCATCGACCTCGTGGTCAATCACACTTCGGACCAACACCCGTGGTTCAAGGAAGCACGCAGCGATCCTGATTCGAAATATCGCGACTGGTATGTGTGGTCAGATAAAAAGCCGCCAGACGCACAACGTGGCGTGGTATTTCCAGGCGTGCAGAAATCGACATGGAGTTTCGACAAATGTGCAAAGCGCTGGTACTTCCATCGCTTCTACGATTTTCAGCCGGACCTGAATACCACCAACCTTCATGTTCAGGCTGAGTTGCTGAAAATCATGGGCTTCTGGATCCAGCTCGGCGTATCCGGATTCCGGATGGATGCAGTGCCATTTGTAATTTCAACCAAGGGACCGAAGGTGCGCCAGCCCGTCGAGCAATATGAAATGCTGCGGACGTTTCGAGAATTCCTGCAATGGCGTGAAGGTGACGCGATCATTCTGGCGGAAGCGAATGTACTCCCGGATACAGACCTCGAGTATTTCGGTGATGCAGGCGAGCGCTTGCCCATGATGTTCAACTTCCAGGTGAACCAGAATACCTTCTATACCCTCGCAACGGGTGACACGAAGCCGTTGAAGCATGCGCTGCTGGCGACCAGGCCGCGCCCCCCGAGCGCACAATGGGGCGTGTTCCTGCGCAATCACGACGAACTCGATCTGGGTCGCCTCACGCCCGAACAACGCGCTGCCGTGTTCTCTGCGTTCGGCCCTGAGCCGAACATGCAACTCTATGAGCGCGGGATTCGACGCAGGCTTGCCCCGATGCTGGCGGGCGACAGGCGCCGCCTTGAACTCGCCTACAGTCTGATGCTCAGTTTGCCGGGCACGCCCGTGTTCCGTTACGGCGATGAGATCGGGATGGGCGACGATCTGCGCCTCCCCGAGCGGGCGTGTGCGCGCACTCCGATGCAATGGTCGACAGAGCCACAGGGCGGCTTCACCAAACATCCAAAGCCTCATACACGCGTCATATCCGGCGGGGCATATGGTTTCGAGCGGGTCAACGTGGCCCGGCAGCGGCGCGACCCGAACTCGCTTCTCAACTGGATGGAGCGGATGATCCGCATGCGCAAGGAAGTCCCCGAAATCAGTTGGGGCGATTTCGACGTACTGCGCACCTCGCGAAACGATGTCCTCGCGCTCTGTTATCACTGGCGCAACAACTCGGTACTGTTTCTACATAACTTCGGCGCCGAGCCATGCACGGTGAAGTTTCGCTCGGGCTGCAACGAACCGGTTGGCTGCCGTCTGATCAATCTGCTTTCGGACGACCATAGCGAGCCTGGCGCGGACGGTCGTCATGCAGTGGTGCTCGAACCTTATGGCTATCGGTGGTATCGGGTTGGCGGCCTCGATTATCTTCTGAAGCGTTCGGAAATATAG
- a CDS encoding lytic transglycosylase domain-containing protein, translated as MSTRLHRVSHTVGFAFVAVTLFMSGTVLARHPGPFPSLSADDQIFIRLHDAARDNDPARAAHLASLIPNYPAPAYLSYFQIKPRLFTGAGHANLDAPDAPVLSFLQRYDGQAIGDRLRNDYLRVLGARHDWQNFDSQYAKFVLDDDTQVKCYALESRATRGENVADAARALLVEPKWHGDGCVDLISALNRNQQFTPDDVWQLIRQAYEQGATTTGGRLVDALGAARPDPLLFDQATNQPRLLLAKGIQLDAASHQLALLAITQLAVGDPEAAEATLTAIAPSLTLAERAIGWGTIAYQAAIRQLSGAVNWYRLSANAPLSSQAYEWRTRSALLAGDWTMVRWSIEQMPAALRTQPGWVYWYARALKQNSEVAAADQAFRTIAGNYTFYGQLASEALGRQVVIPPQTRATDEEVERASRIPGFELAKRFYALHLRTEGNREWNWQLRGMTDRQLLAVAEYARRIELYDRAVSTADRTQAEHDFSLRYLAPFRTIVERDTQSTGFDVGWAYGLIRQESRFIINARSEVGAGGLMQVMPDTAAMVARKIGLGTISRARMNDIDTNILLGTYYLSMIYNQLDRSAVLATAGYNAGPGRSRKWQANLPRPVEGAIFAETIPFNETRDYVKNVLSNTVYYAALFDGHPQSLTQRLGQIEPR; from the coding sequence ATGTCCACACGACTCCACCGGGTGTCTCACACCGTTGGCTTTGCCTTCGTCGCCGTGACATTGTTCATGTCTGGCACGGTGCTAGCCAGACATCCCGGGCCGTTCCCCTCGCTATCCGCCGACGATCAGATTTTCATCAGGTTGCATGACGCTGCACGCGACAACGACCCCGCGCGCGCCGCGCACCTCGCAAGCCTGATTCCGAATTATCCGGCGCCGGCTTATCTCAGCTATTTCCAGATCAAGCCGCGTCTGTTCACTGGCGCGGGGCATGCAAATCTTGACGCGCCGGACGCACCCGTGCTGTCATTTCTGCAACGCTACGACGGACAGGCAATTGGCGACCGTCTGCGCAACGACTACCTTCGCGTGCTCGGGGCGCGCCACGACTGGCAAAACTTCGATTCGCAATATGCAAAGTTCGTCCTGGACGACGACACGCAGGTGAAGTGCTATGCGCTCGAGTCCCGCGCCACGCGAGGTGAAAATGTGGCTGACGCGGCGCGGGCGCTGCTCGTCGAGCCGAAGTGGCACGGTGACGGCTGCGTCGATCTGATCAGCGCGCTCAACCGTAACCAGCAGTTCACTCCGGACGATGTCTGGCAACTGATTCGCCAGGCCTATGAACAGGGCGCGACGACGACGGGCGGCAGACTGGTCGATGCGCTGGGCGCGGCGCGCCCGGATCCGCTGCTCTTCGACCAGGCGACGAACCAGCCACGCCTGTTGCTCGCGAAAGGCATCCAGCTGGACGCAGCCTCCCATCAGCTCGCGTTGCTCGCCATCACACAGTTGGCGGTCGGCGATCCGGAGGCCGCCGAGGCTACCCTCACCGCAATCGCACCGTCGCTCACCCTGGCGGAACGGGCTATCGGTTGGGGCACGATTGCCTATCAGGCAGCGATCAGGCAGCTATCGGGCGCAGTCAACTGGTACCGGCTGTCGGCAAACGCGCCCCTGTCGAGTCAGGCCTACGAGTGGCGCACGCGCAGTGCGCTGCTGGCCGGAGATTGGACCATGGTGCGCTGGTCAATCGAGCAGATGCCGGCCGCGCTACGCACGCAGCCAGGATGGGTGTACTGGTACGCGCGCGCTTTGAAGCAGAACAGCGAGGTGGCAGCGGCCGACCAGGCTTTCCGAACGATCGCGGGTAACTACACCTTCTATGGCCAGTTGGCCTCCGAGGCGCTCGGCCGGCAGGTCGTGATCCCGCCACAAACCAGGGCGACCGACGAAGAAGTTGAGCGGGCCAGCCGGATACCAGGCTTCGAGCTGGCGAAACGCTTTTACGCGCTGCACCTGCGTACGGAAGGCAACCGCGAATGGAACTGGCAGCTGCGCGGCATGACCGACCGACAACTGCTCGCAGTCGCCGAGTACGCGCGCCGCATCGAGCTTTACGACCGGGCTGTGAGCACTGCCGACAGGACGCAGGCGGAACATGATTTTTCGCTGCGGTACCTGGCGCCATTCCGCACGATTGTCGAGCGCGATACGCAGTCCACCGGGTTCGACGTCGGATGGGCGTATGGCCTCATTCGTCAGGAGTCGCGCTTCATCATCAATGCGCGCTCGGAGGTTGGCGCGGGCGGTCTGATGCAGGTGATGCCAGACACGGCCGCGATGGTCGCGAGGAAGATCGGGCTCGGTACGATCTCGCGGGCGAGGATGAACGACATCGACACGAACATCCTGCTCGGCACGTACTATCTATCGATGATTTACAACCAGCTTGACCGTTCTGCCGTACTCGCGACGGCCGGCTATAACGCCGGCCCTGGGCGCTCGCGTAAGTGGCAGGCCAACCTGCCGCGTCCGGTGGAAGGTGCCATTTTCGCGGAGACGATTCCGTTCAACGAAACCCGCGACTACGTCAAGAATGTATTGTCGAACACGGTGTACTACGCGGCGCTTTTTGATGGCCATCCGCAATCGCTGACGCAGCGGCTTGGCCAGATCGAGCCCCGATGA
- a CDS encoding alpha-amylase family glycosyl hydrolase: MPELKWWQRGVIYQIYPRSFQDSNGDGIGDLVGIDARLEYVSALGADAVWISPIYPSPMADFGYDVADYCDIDPMFGSLPEFEQLVIHAHHLGLKVLLDFVPNHSSNRHPWFEESRSSRDNPKRDWYLWHDPAPDGGPPNNWLSRMGGSAWEWDEHTGQYYYHAFLPEQPDLNWRNHDVRRAMDGVLRFWLDRGVDGFRVDVLWLLIKDDQFRDNPLNPAYQPGEPEHHRLLQTYTEDQPEVHEIVRSMRATLDDYGDRVLIGEIYLPVTQLMKYYGAAGDGADMPFNFQLLNARWSAATIAGMIRDYDRALPEHAWPNWVLGNHDNPRIASRVGAAQARVAAVLLLTLRGTPTIYYGDEIGMTDGDIERDQVRDPAELRQPGMGQGRDPERTPMQWERSLPNAGFTDGKPWLPVATNSSVREQDGDTSSMLSLYRRLLILRRSHAALVQGTIANVVANGDVLTYERRYRDQSLFIALNFGVECAMVQSRSGVVVLSTSTRRDGEVVAAGTIPLAAGEAIVASV, translated from the coding sequence ATGCCGGAGCTGAAGTGGTGGCAACGCGGTGTGATCTATCAGATCTATCCTCGCTCGTTTCAGGACAGCAATGGCGACGGCATCGGTGATCTCGTCGGCATTGACGCACGTCTTGAATACGTCTCCGCGCTGGGCGCCGACGCTGTCTGGATTTCGCCCATCTATCCATCTCCCATGGCGGACTTCGGCTATGACGTGGCGGACTACTGTGACATCGATCCCATGTTCGGCAGCCTGCCGGAGTTTGAGCAATTAGTGATCCACGCCCATCACCTCGGCCTCAAGGTACTGCTCGATTTCGTGCCGAACCATTCGTCGAACCGGCATCCATGGTTCGAGGAAAGCCGCTCATCTCGCGACAATCCGAAGCGCGACTGGTATCTGTGGCATGACCCCGCGCCCGACGGCGGCCCACCGAACAACTGGCTGAGCCGCATGGGTGGTTCTGCGTGGGAGTGGGATGAACATACGGGCCAGTACTACTATCACGCGTTCCTGCCCGAGCAGCCCGATCTGAACTGGCGTAATCACGATGTACGCCGCGCGATGGATGGCGTGTTGCGATTCTGGCTCGATCGCGGTGTCGACGGATTTCGCGTGGACGTGTTGTGGCTGCTCATCAAGGATGACCAGTTTCGCGACAATCCACTGAACCCCGCATATCAACCTGGTGAACCGGAGCATCATCGGTTATTGCAGACCTACACGGAAGATCAGCCGGAAGTGCACGAGATCGTGCGCTCGATGCGGGCCACGCTGGACGATTATGGCGACCGTGTGCTGATCGGCGAGATCTACTTGCCGGTTACGCAACTGATGAAATACTACGGCGCGGCCGGCGATGGGGCGGACATGCCGTTCAATTTCCAGTTGCTCAATGCGAGATGGAGCGCAGCCACGATTGCCGGCATGATCCGGGATTACGACAGGGCGTTGCCTGAGCATGCCTGGCCAAACTGGGTCTTGGGCAATCACGACAATCCGCGGATCGCATCGCGCGTGGGCGCTGCTCAGGCACGCGTGGCCGCTGTGCTGCTGCTGACGTTGCGGGGAACGCCGACGATCTATTACGGTGACGAAATTGGCATGACGGATGGGGACATCGAACGGGATCAGGTCAGGGACCCGGCTGAACTCAGGCAACCAGGCATGGGTCAGGGACGCGATCCCGAGCGCACGCCAATGCAATGGGAGCGCTCGCTGCCGAACGCAGGCTTTACGGACGGCAAACCGTGGCTACCCGTTGCGACGAACTCGAGCGTGCGCGAACAGGACGGTGACACGTCGAGCATGCTCTCGCTCTACCGGCGCCTGCTTATCCTGCGTCGTAGCCATGCCGCTCTCGTGCAAGGCACGATTGCGAATGTCGTCGCAAACGGTGACGTGCTGACTTACGAACGCCGATACCGTGACCAATCGCTCTTCATCGCGTTGAACTTCGGCGTCGAATGCGCCATGGTGCAGTCGCGGTCCGGCGTGGTGGTGCTGTCGACGTCTACACGGCGCGACGGCGAAGTCGTTGCGGCAGGCACCATCCCTCTCGCAGCTGGCGAAGCAATCGTCGCCTCTGTTTGA
- a CDS encoding methyl-accepting chemotaxis protein, which yields MNLNTLSVKAKLTGAFGVLAAVVLIVSGISLKSLNDANDRFASFVSGVNARANMATQVRTAVDRRAIAARNMALVTTPGDFEIEKAAEAQAQMEVQANLAKLNEMVSSASDATEKARGLVGEINRIEAAYTPVANAIVALAVANRRDEAVRKINDDCRPLLAALVKASNDYAEYTRARADELVSESEDRYTTQRNLLMVICLAAVAMAIVAGLVITRGLLRALGAEPAELGAVTQRVASGDLSPVAGAKNAHAGSVLASMGDMQASLVSLIAQVRTAADSIATGSSQIASGNVDLSSRTEQQAASLQETASSMEELTATVRQNAENAQQASSLSANASEVAHKGNEVVGQVAGTMGEISASSSKIADITGIIEGIAFQTNILALNAAVEAARAGEEGRGFAVVASEVRSLAQRSSSAAKEIKELINASVQKIQHGSVLADEAGKTMSQVTRAVARVTDIMGEIAAASTEQSRGIEQVNQAITQMDEVTQQNAALVEEAAAASRSLEDQGRQLNQAIAFFQLDAGGGSPATGGRAPRAPFVR from the coding sequence ATGAATCTCAACACTCTGTCGGTAAAGGCCAAGCTCACGGGAGCTTTCGGCGTGCTTGCCGCTGTCGTTCTGATCGTGTCGGGCATATCGCTGAAATCGCTGAACGACGCCAACGACCGGTTCGCAAGTTTCGTGTCGGGCGTCAATGCCCGCGCCAACATGGCCACACAGGTTCGAACCGCGGTTGACCGGCGCGCGATCGCAGCGCGCAACATGGCGCTGGTCACCACACCGGGCGATTTCGAAATAGAAAAGGCCGCCGAAGCGCAAGCGCAGATGGAGGTGCAGGCGAACCTCGCGAAGCTCAACGAGATGGTTTCGTCCGCGTCCGATGCGACTGAAAAAGCCCGCGGCCTCGTGGGCGAAATCAACCGGATCGAGGCCGCGTATACACCTGTTGCCAACGCGATCGTTGCCCTCGCCGTTGCAAACAGGCGCGACGAAGCGGTCAGGAAAATCAACGACGACTGCCGGCCGCTGCTTGCCGCGCTGGTCAAGGCATCGAACGACTACGCGGAGTACACGCGTGCCCGTGCCGATGAACTGGTTAGCGAGTCGGAGGATCGTTATACGACGCAGCGGAACCTGCTGATGGTGATTTGCCTCGCCGCCGTCGCGATGGCGATCGTGGCGGGCCTCGTCATCACACGGGGCCTGCTGCGCGCCCTGGGTGCCGAGCCAGCCGAACTGGGGGCCGTCACGCAACGCGTCGCGTCGGGCGATCTCAGCCCGGTCGCGGGTGCGAAGAACGCGCATGCCGGGAGCGTGCTCGCCTCGATGGGGGACATGCAGGCCAGTCTCGTCAGTCTGATCGCGCAGGTCCGCACCGCGGCGGACAGCATCGCGACGGGTTCCAGCCAGATCGCTTCGGGCAACGTCGATCTTTCGTCACGGACCGAACAGCAGGCTGCATCACTACAGGAAACCGCGTCGAGCATGGAAGAGCTGACCGCGACGGTGAGGCAGAACGCCGAGAACGCGCAGCAGGCCAGTTCGCTCTCCGCCAATGCATCCGAAGTGGCGCACAAGGGCAATGAGGTGGTCGGACAGGTCGCCGGCACGATGGGCGAGATCAGCGCGAGCTCCAGCAAGATTGCGGATATCACCGGGATCATCGAAGGGATCGCGTTTCAAACCAATATCCTGGCGCTGAACGCGGCGGTGGAAGCGGCGCGCGCAGGTGAAGAGGGCCGCGGCTTCGCGGTGGTCGCGAGCGAAGTGCGCAGCCTCGCGCAGCGATCATCCAGCGCAGCGAAGGAAATCAAGGAACTGATCAACGCTTCCGTGCAGAAGATTCAACACGGTTCGGTGCTTGCGGACGAGGCGGGAAAGACGATGTCGCAAGTCACCCGGGCCGTCGCGCGGGTGACCGACATCATGGGGGAAATCGCCGCTGCGTCGACTGAACAAAGCCGGGGTATCGAACAGGTCAACCAGGCCATCACGCAGATGGACGAAGTCACGCAGCAGAATGCCGCGCTGGTAGAGGAGGCGGCGGCGGCCTCCCGATCGCTCGAAGACCAGGGGCGCCAGCTCAATCAGGCGATTGCTTTCTTTCAACTGGATGCCGGAGGCGGTTCGCCCGCGACGGGCGGAAGGGCGCCACGCGCGCCATTTGTTCGTTAA